One Panicum virgatum strain AP13 chromosome 9K, P.virgatum_v5, whole genome shotgun sequence genomic region harbors:
- the LOC120647936 gene encoding uncharacterized protein LOC120647936, giving the protein MPKVVFDKLNLTHLTPTLLHLQLADSSIRYLEGIAEVVSVRVRDYFIPVDFVVLDMEISKETQLILGRPFLSTTGAHIDVGAREIRININGKEERFSFWPKKEQCSMINNKSGLNVQEEAEESSPKKEPTTTYYKRRQLKKV; this is encoded by the coding sequence ATGCCCAAGGTCGTCTTCGACAAGCTCAACCTCACGCATCTGACACCAACACTATTGCACCTCCAGCTAGCGGATTCTTCGATCCGCTATCTAGAGGGAATCGCTGAAGTTGTTTCAGTCAGAGTGCGAGACTACTTCATCCCGGTTGACTTTGTAGTGCTCGACATGGAAATATCAAAGGAAACACAGCTCATACTTGGGCGGCCATTCTTGAGTACTACCGGAGCTCATATTGACGTGGGAGCTAGAGAAATCCGCATCAACATCAACGGGAAGGAGGAAAGATTCTCGTTCTGGCCTAAGAAGGAACAATGTTCAATGATAAACAACAAGTCTGGGCTGAACGTACAAGAAGAAGCCGAAGAATCTTCTCCCAAGAAAGAACCTACGACCACCTACTATAAGAGAAGACAATTGAAGAAGGTGTGA